The following proteins are co-located in the Phyllostomus discolor isolate MPI-MPIP mPhyDis1 chromosome 1, mPhyDis1.pri.v3, whole genome shotgun sequence genome:
- the LOC114491681 gene encoding SRA stem-loop-interacting RNA-binding protein, mitochondrial: MCFDLKMAASVVRTATALRTSASRPIAFVRKIPWTAASSELREHFAQFGHVRKCTVPFDRETGFHRGMGWIQFSSEEELQNALQQDSHVVDGVKLHVHAQRPKVLQGDQTSDEDF; the protein is encoded by the exons ATGTGTTTCGATCTAAAGATGGCGGCTTCGGTAGTTAGGACCGCCACGGCTCTGCGGACGAGCGCTAGTCGGCCCATTGCTTTTGTAAGAAAAATTCCCTGGACCGCAGCCTCGA GTGAGCTGAGAGAACACTTTGCACAGTTTGGCCATGTACGAAAGTGCACTGTACCTTTT gaCAGAGAGACTGGCTTTCACAGAGGAATGGGTTGGATTCAGTTTTCTTCAGAAGAAGAACTTCAGAATGCACTGCAACAGGACAGTCATGTTGTTGATGGAGTAAAA ctcCATGTTCATGCTCAGAGACCAAAAGTTTTGCAAGGGGATCAAACATCTGATGAAGATTTTTGA